In Beggiatoa leptomitoformis, the genomic window ACAGTAGATAAATACTAAGAAAAACGAAAGGCGCGCTAATAACCCAGCCGATGAAGGCTTGTATAATGAAAACCCCAAAATTTTCTAATAATAAATGTAAGTTACTTTCTAGCAAATGATAAAGCAGGTCTAAGGTAAGATGATTATTCGTGAAAACAACTTGCGCGCCTAGTAAGTTAAAAACATAAAATCCAGTAAGTTGCAATGGATAAGCCAGATAGTTAGCCAGTTGAATGGCAACTTGATTTAAGCCAAAAAAATAAGCAATAAAAACACATAACAGTGTTGATACGCCTAACATGGGCATAACGCCTAATAGTACGCCCCATGCAATACAGAGTGCTAATTGTGTGGGAGAAAGCCCTTGTTTTAGTAGGTCAAAAAAGACCATGCTAGTTTTTTTTATCCAGTTCATAAACGTAATGCTCTACACGGATGGTCATAACGACAAGTGGGTATTATAAAATAACTTGTTCAAAAAAAAGATTGAATTAGGCGGTAAACTTAAACAGATACTCAAAAAAGTACCTTCCATACCTTAGATTTGTTAAGCTAACAATAATTTTCTCCAACAAGATGTTGCAATATTTATGAGTTCTTTACCCCCTATTGTGATTGAGCCGTCAACAGAACGTTTGATTGTCATGTCGTTTGTCGCGACACTGTTTCATTTGTGCATGTTATATGCCGTGAGTTTTACAGCACCAAAAAACAATTCTGATATGAAAAATCATATTATGGATGTGGTGTTAGTACAGAAAAGCACAGAGAAAGCACCTGATAATGCTAAGTTTCTAGCTCAGGCAAATCAACAATCGGGTGGTGTCGTAGAAAAGGCACAGGAACGTCCTTCAACCCCTGTTGTAGCACCGTTTCCTGATGAAGTCGCTAATTTAGTTGTTACCCCACCAGAACCTCAAATTGCGGCAAGTGCAACACCTGACCCACAAGTTGAACAATTAACCGTTAACGCCCCCTCTAGCTTTCAGGTTGCGAGTGCGCAACGGCTCAATCCTGCACAAGAACCATCAACGTTGAACGGCGACGCGCTGGAAACTACCGTATTATCCCCTGATGTTCCCAATACGACGATGATTATGAACGTCCGCGCATCCTTAGCCAGTTTACAAGCGGAATTAGATAAAAAGATAGAGAACTATGCGAAAAATCCGCGTAAAACATTCATCGGGGCAAGCACACGAGAATATAAATACGCAAGTTATATGGATAGTTGGCGATTACGGGTTGAACGGATTGGTACGTTGCATTATCCCTTAGAAGCAAGACAATTGGGTATTTCAGGAAGTTTGATTTTGGAAGTTGCAATTAATAAAGATGGGTCAATTAATGAAGTCCATATCCGTAAATCATCAGGCAATGCACTGATAGACGATTCTGCTTTGCGCATTGTCCATTTGTCCGCCCCATTTGCCCCCTTGTCAGAAGAAATTCGCAAAGACACAGATATTCTTTATATTACCCGTACTTGGGAGTTTTTAAATAACGGGTTAAATACACATTAGAAATGTTTATTTTTTGCGACAGTATTGAATAAGCAAGATAATTCTTGTTCTCGTTCTTTCTTGTCTGCTACTGCCAAAATCTGCACGTTTTCTGGACGGAAAAGTTACAATAAACCGTATCAGTATTTTCGCCTATTCCCTTGCTTATGACGTGTGCTTGTTTTTAAATA contains:
- a CDS encoding energy transducer TonB, coding for MSSLPPIVIEPSTERLIVMSFVATLFHLCMLYAVSFTAPKNNSDMKNHIMDVVLVQKSTEKAPDNAKFLAQANQQSGGVVEKAQERPSTPVVAPFPDEVANLVVTPPEPQIAASATPDPQVEQLTVNAPSSFQVASAQRLNPAQEPSTLNGDALETTVLSPDVPNTTMIMNVRASLASLQAELDKKIENYAKNPRKTFIGASTREYKYASYMDSWRLRVERIGTLHYPLEARQLGISGSLILEVAINKDGSINEVHIRKSSGNALIDDSALRIVHLSAPFAPLSEEIRKDTDILYITRTWEFLNNGLNTH
- a CDS encoding DUF2062 domain-containing protein, with product MNWIKKTSMVFFDLLKQGLSPTQLALCIAWGVLLGVMPMLGVSTLLCVFIAYFFGLNQVAIQLANYLAYPLQLTGFYVFNLLGAQVVFTNNHLTLDLLYHLLESNLHLLLENFGVFIIQAFIGWVISAPFVFLSIYLLCLGLFTRLITRKPLNPPTKHPEC